In Nymphaea colorata isolate Beijing-Zhang1983 chromosome 5, ASM883128v2, whole genome shotgun sequence, one genomic interval encodes:
- the LOC116254046 gene encoding uncharacterized protein LOC116254046 isoform X1, whose product MEALRSSYGSSSEDTDDDSSLERSKKRAAVSPPSPEPQSLPPPPLDLLDPPAFFQTNANRVRSFPHVEGNYALHLFIPVLIPAVMKKQLVPLIRKSMLLVEGLHAVDIDIPLKDLCVDDEKFLQLVLGREFHISLSRTVPIRVHQIDSIVTMLQQKFQAQKRYWIEFNTWEVFVNDDRTRTFLSMEVSTRGLKEITRQIQVVNDVYRLHNLPEFYENPRPHISLAWGLGDISHSLQQAVNELNRSRPSSGSAQKNIFSCMFNGIECRIGKKSYTICKVLVA is encoded by the exons ATGGAAGCATTGAGGTCGTCATATGGGTCATCGTCTGAGGATACAGACGACGATTCTTCTCTGGAAAGAAGCAAGAAGCGGGCAGCAGTCAGCCCTCCCTCGCCGGAACCGCAGTCccttccccctcctcctcttGACCTCTTGGATCCGCCAG ctttttttcaaacaaatgcaaatcGGGTTAGAAGCTTTCCGCACGTAGAAGGAAATTATGCACTGCATCTCTTTATCCCAG TCTTGATACCTGCAGTAATGAAGAAACAGTTGGTACCTTTAATCAGAAAATCTATGTTGCTTGTGGAAGGGCTTCATGCTGTTGATATCGACATCCCTTTGAAGGATCTCTGTGTAGATGATGAAAAGTTCCTGCAACTTGTCTTGGGAAGGGAGTTTCACATAAGCTTGTCTAGAACTGTTCCTATTCGCGTGCATCAGATTGATTCAATTGTCACAATGCTTCAACAGAAGTTCCAAGCCCAAAAGCG GTACTGGATAGAATTCAATACTTGGGAAGTGTTTGTTAATGATGATAGGACTCGAACTTTTCTGTCTATGGAAGTTAGTACCAGAGGCTTAAAGGAG ATAACCAGGCAAATTCAAGTTGTGAATGATGTATATAGGTTGCATAATCTCCCAGAGTTTTATGAG AATCCTCGGCCACATATATCACTGGCTTGGGGACTTGGTGATATCAGccattctttgcaacaagcagttaatgaactGAACAGATCTAGGCCAAGTAGCGGATCTGCTCAGAAgaatattttttcatgtatgTTTAATGGCATTGAGTGTAGAATAGGAAAGAAATCATATACCATCTGTAAAGTTTTAGTGGCATGA
- the LOC116254046 gene encoding uncharacterized protein LOC116254046 isoform X2, with the protein MEALRSSYGSSSEDTDDDSSLERSKKRAAVSPPSPEPQSLPPPPLDLLDPPAFFQTNANRVRSFPHVEGNYALHLFIPVLIPAVMKKQLVPLIRKSMLLVEGLHAVDIDIPLKDLCVDDEKFLQLVLGREFHISLSRTVPIRVHQIDSIVTMLQQKFQAQKRYWIEFNTWEVFVNDDRTRTFLSMEVSTRGLKENPRPHISLAWGLGDISHSLQQAVNELNRSRPSSGSAQKNIFSCMFNGIECRIGKKSYTICKVLVA; encoded by the exons ATGGAAGCATTGAGGTCGTCATATGGGTCATCGTCTGAGGATACAGACGACGATTCTTCTCTGGAAAGAAGCAAGAAGCGGGCAGCAGTCAGCCCTCCCTCGCCGGAACCGCAGTCccttccccctcctcctcttGACCTCTTGGATCCGCCAG ctttttttcaaacaaatgcaaatcGGGTTAGAAGCTTTCCGCACGTAGAAGGAAATTATGCACTGCATCTCTTTATCCCAG TCTTGATACCTGCAGTAATGAAGAAACAGTTGGTACCTTTAATCAGAAAATCTATGTTGCTTGTGGAAGGGCTTCATGCTGTTGATATCGACATCCCTTTGAAGGATCTCTGTGTAGATGATGAAAAGTTCCTGCAACTTGTCTTGGGAAGGGAGTTTCACATAAGCTTGTCTAGAACTGTTCCTATTCGCGTGCATCAGATTGATTCAATTGTCACAATGCTTCAACAGAAGTTCCAAGCCCAAAAGCG GTACTGGATAGAATTCAATACTTGGGAAGTGTTTGTTAATGATGATAGGACTCGAACTTTTCTGTCTATGGAAGTTAGTACCAGAGGCTTAAAGGAG AATCCTCGGCCACATATATCACTGGCTTGGGGACTTGGTGATATCAGccattctttgcaacaagcagttaatgaactGAACAGATCTAGGCCAAGTAGCGGATCTGCTCAGAAgaatattttttcatgtatgTTTAATGGCATTGAGTGTAGAATAGGAAAGAAATCATATACCATCTGTAAAGTTTTAGTGGCATGA